From one Lycium barbarum isolate Lr01 chromosome 6, ASM1917538v2, whole genome shotgun sequence genomic stretch:
- the LOC132599293 gene encoding eukaryotic translation initiation factor 4B3: MAATVSAWAKPGAWALDSEEHESELQNEQPPLAAASAAVLSDFPSLSAAATTKTKKKKPQAISLSEFSTYSAAKKSQSQTKTLTPEEALMLPTGPRERTAEELDQSRLGGGFRSYGYDRNGRGSDDTRRQGGFRRDNDREIAPSRADETDDWGAGKKMSSGNGFERRERGERGGFFTDSQSKADESDNWAANKAFVPSSGRRFDRRGSFGSNGSDSDTDKWTKRKEFGSSGGGGAFDSLRERRGGYESTNGGVDSENWGRKREESGGVGVGGGRPKLNLAPRTLPLTEEKQNGNEAVVVAKPKGANPFGAARPREEVLKEKGQDWKEIDQKLESLKVSETSDGGGAPVVKKAWGNPNGNPIFREEKTERSWRKPDRLNEVRPSSAEETVNGAVEETISETAESGGEPQI; the protein is encoded by the exons ATGGCGGCAACCGTAAGCGCGTGGGCTAAACCAGGCGCGTGGGCACTCGATTCTGAAGAACACGAATCCGAACTCCAAAACGAACAGCCACCACTCGCCGCCGCTAGCGCCGCCGTCCTTTCAGATTTTCCGTCATTATCCGCCGCCGCCACCaccaaaacaaagaaaaagaaaccaCAAGCAATATCCCTATCAGAGTTCTCAACTTATAGCGCTGCTAAGAAATCTCAATCACAGACCAAAACCCTAACACCTGAAGAAGCGTTAATGCTTCCAACTGGTCCACGTGAACGAACAGCTGAGGAACTTGACCAATCCAGGCTCGGTGGTGGGTTCAGATCGTACGGTTACGATAGAAACGGAAGAGGTTCGGATGATACACGTAGGCAAGGAGGGTTTAGAAGGGATAATGATAGAGAAATTGCTCCTTCTCGTGCTGATGAAACTGATGATTGGGGTGCTGGCAAGAAGATGTCGTCTGGTAATGGTTTTGAAAGAAGGGAGAGAGGTGAAAGGGGAGGTTTTTTCACCGATTCGCAGTCGAAAGCTGATGAATCGGATAATTGGGCAGCGAATAAAGCGTTTGTACCGTCTTcgggtaggaggtttgataggaGAGGGAGTTTTGGGTCTAATGGGAGTGATTCCGATACGGATAAGTGGACGAAAAGGAAGGAATTTGGAAGCTCTGGTGGTGGTGGTGCGTTCGATAGTTTAAGAGAGCGAAGAGGTGGTTATGAATCGACTAATGGTGGTGTGGATTCGGAGAATTGGGGGAGGAAAAGGGAAGAGAGTggtggtgttggtgttggtggAGGTAGGCCAAAGTTGAATTTGGCACCTAGGACATTGCCATTGACTGAAGAGAAACAGAATGGTAATGAGGCTGTGGTTGTGGCGAAGCCGAAAGGGGCTAATCCATTTGGGGCAGCTAGACCAAGAGAGGAAGTATTGAAGGAGAAGGGACAAGATTGGAAGGAGATTGATCAAAAGCTTGAGTCTTTGAAGGTTTCTGAGACAAGTGATGGTGGTGGTGCTCCAGTTGTGAAGAAAGCTTGGGGGAATCCTAATGGAAACCCCATTTTTCGCGAGGAGAAGACTGAGAGGAGTTGGAGGAAGCCTGATCGGCTGAATGAAGTTCGTCCTTCGAG TGCTGAAGAAACTGTAAACGGTGCTGTTGAAGAAACTATAAGCGAAACTGCTGAATCTGGTGGAGAGCCACAAATATGA
- the LOC132599294 gene encoding protodermal factor 1: MDWSQKLYFTAFVVVATAASIRGIHGYAMVSGTVFCDQCKDGQVSLFDYPLNGIKVAMACPDNNGQMTTWGEETTNWLGSFAMRFDGTPDLGGCVAQVTSSSEEGTRGCGTGGGQGRSPRLMFRMFDMEMYTVDPLISQPEDPMSFCPRFSYPQPHPNPVSPPTPPSTLPVPTLPPTPPLPHLPPMPTLPPLPHLPPLPPLPPMPPVPYLEASACSHQNWMMPEYRCYWKVINPDSKVGVVFGLIAARKYGTDITLWEGMKGRGEPYTTLLREGTTALLNSYNSVQFPYHPLGVIQHMNWALMGSTQQVMHTALSFLRANSGNGRFTCKFNPCK, from the exons ATGGATTGGTCCCAAAAGCTTTACTTTACAGcttttgtagttgttgcaacagctgCATCCATTCGTGGAATTCATGGTTATGCTATGGTCTCTGGCACTGTCTTCTGTGACCAATGCAAAGATGGCCAAGTATCTCTTTTTGATTATCCTCTAAATG GAATAAAAGTGGCAATGGCATGCCCAGACAACAATGGGCAAATGACAACATGGGGAGAAGAAACAACAAATTGGCTAGGAAGTTTTGCAATGAGGTTCGACGGAACGCCAGATTTGGGTGGTTGTGTTGCACAG GTTACAAGCAGTAGTGAAGAAGGGACAAGAGGGTGTGGGACAGGTGGAGGACAAGGGAGGTCACCAAGATTAATGTTTAGGATGTTTGATATGGAAATGTACACTGTTGATCCTTTGATTTCTCAGCCTGAAGATCCTATGTCTTTTTGTCCAAGATTTTCATATCCACAACCACATCCCAACCCTGTTTCTCCACCTACACCACCATCAACACTTCCAGTTCCAACATTGCCACCTACTCCTCCATTGCCTCATTTACCCCCAATGCCTACTTTACCACCATTGCCTCATTTACCCCCATTGCCTCCTTTACCACCAATGCCACCTGTGCCCTATTTGGAAGCTTCAGCTTGCTCACACCA GAACTGGATGATGCCAGAATACAGATGCTATTGGAAAGTAATAAATCCAGATTCAAAAGTAGGTGTTGTATTTGGTCTAATTGCTGCTAGAAAATATGGCACTGATATAACATTATGGGAAGGAATGAAAGGCAGAGGAGAGCCTTATACAACTTTACTCAGAGAAGGAACAACTGCACTTTTGAATTCTTATAACAGTGTACAGTTCCCATATCATCCATTGGGTGTCATTCAACATATGAATTGGGCATTAATGGGATCCACTCAACAAGTTATGCACACAGCTTTGAGTTTCTTGAGGGCTAATTCTGGAAATGGCAGATTCACTTGCAAGTTCAATCCTTGCAAATGA
- the LOC132599296 gene encoding probable amidase At4g34880 — protein MELGSNAFRIEEATIEEIHQAFATNKLTSRNLVDFYLHQIETLNPLLRGIIEVNPDAQGLADEADRKRANSNKEEIFLGDLHGIPVLVKDTFGTKDKLNTTAGSYALLGSEMPRDAGVVEKLRKAGAIVLGKASMSEWYKFRSLSGVPNGWCARSGQGVNPYVLSADPCGSSSGSAISVAANMVSVSIGTETRGSILCPASSNAVVGIKPTVGLTSRAGVIPITPRQDTVGPIGRTVADAVHVLDAIVGFDHNDAAATGAAAKFIPPGGYTRFLKVDGIKGKRIGIVRHPFFNFTNNPALAQVFEKHIQKLRRQGALLVDNVNIANIETILDFNLSGEASAVLAEFKIALNNYLNELVGSPVRSLADIIMFNQKNPELEMLEEFGQDIFLAAEATNGIGETELKALRNLSRLTRDGFQKLMKKYKLDALVTGGPGVAAVLAIGGFPAISMPAAYDKGVPIGICFSGLKGSEPKLIEIAYGFEQATLVRKPPTFLP, from the exons ATGGAATTAGGCTCCAATGCTTTCAGGATTGAAGAAGCCACCATTGAAGAAATCCACCAAGCATTTGCTACAAACAAACTCACATCGAGAAATCTCGTTGACTTTTACCTTCACCAAATTGAAACCCTTAATCCTCTGCTTCGCGGCATCATTGAAGTTAACCCGGACGCTCAGGGGCTAGCTGATGAGGCTGATCGAAAGAGAGCTAATAGTAATAAAGAAGAAATTTTTCTAGGGGACTTACATGGAATACCTGTACTTGTTAAGGACACGTTTGGGACAAAGGATAAGTTGAATACTACTGCTGGTTCTTATGCTTTGTTGGGATCTGAAATGCCACGAGATGCTGGAGTTGTGGAGAAGTTGAGAAAAGCAGGTGCTATTGTTTTGGGGAAAGCAAGTATGAGTGAATGGTATAAGTTTCGTTCACTTAGTGGAGTTCCTAATGGCTGGTGTGCTCGATCTGGACAAGGAGTG AATCCTTATGTTCTCTCCGCGGACCCTTGTGGCTCGAGTAGTGGATCAGCAATATCAGTGGCAGCAAACATGGTATCTGTGTCAATAGGGACAGAGACCCGTGGTTCCATCTTATGCCCAGCCAGCTCCAATGCAGTTGTAGGCATCAAACCAACCGTTGGACTCACTAGCCGAGCCGGAGTCATCCCAATCACTCCTAGACAAGACACTGTTGG ACCAATTGGCAGAACAGTAGCGGATGCTGTTCATGTTCTTGATGCCATCGTAGGCTTTGACCACAATGATGCAGCTGCAACTGGTGCAGCAGCTAAATTCATTCCTCCAGGTGGTTATACTCGATTCCTGAAAGTAGATGGAATTAAGGGTAAGAGAATTGGAATAGTGAGGCACCCCTTCTTCAATTTCACTAATAATCCTGCCCTGGCTCAAGTTTTTGAGAAACACATACAAAAACTCAG GCGACAGGGTGCATTGTTGGTAGATAATGTGAACATCGCCAACATTGAGACAATTTTAGACTTTAATCTGAGCGGTGAAGCATCAGCAGTGTTGGCTGAATTCAAGATAGCCTTAAATAATTATCTAAATGAGCTAGTTGGTTCCCCTGTTCGATCTTTAGCAGATATAATAATGTTCAATCAGAAAAATCCTGAACTG GAGATGCTAGAGGAATTTGGTCAAGATATATTTTTGGCTGCTGAAGCAACAAATGGAATTGGGGAAACAGAATTGAAAGCTTTGAGGAATTTATCAAGATTAACAAGAGATGGATTTCAAAAGTTGATGAAAAAGTATAAGTTGGATGCATTGGTGACTGGTGGCCCTGGTGTTGCTGCTGTTCTTGCAATTGGTGGATTTCCAGCAATTAGTATGCCTGCTGCATATGACAAAGGAGTGCCAATTGGCATATGTTTTAGTGGGTTGAAAGGCTCAGAGCCTAAATTAATTGAAATCGCCTATGGCTTTGAGCAAGCAACCCTAGTTAGAAAGCCTCCTACTTTTTTGCCCTAA
- the LOC132599295 gene encoding probable amidase At4g34880 isoform X2 encodes MNFLLQEKLAEYDQHTFIEAEKTNGYGEHEKEVVEKLKNLSRNGFEKMMEDHELDAMVAPGSRASPVFAIGGYPAVTVPAGYESDGMPFGICFGGLKDKSRCTLGS; translated from the exons ATGAACTTTTTACTACAGGAGAAACTTGCAGAGTATGACCAACATACTTTTATAGAAGCTGAGAAGACAAATGGATACGGGGAGCATGAAAAGGAGGTAGTAGAGAAGTTGAAAAACTTGTCACGAAATGGGTTTGAGAAAATGATGGAGGACCATGAACTTGATGCAATGGTCGCGCCTGGTTCACGTGCCTCCCCTGTTTTTGCTATTGGTGGCTATCCAGCAGTAACTGTTCCAGCCGGCTATGAAAGTGATGGCATGCCCTTTGGGATCTGTTTTGGAGGGTTAAAAG ATAAATCCCGATGCACTCTTGGAAGCTGA
- the LOC132599295 gene encoding probable amidase At4g34880 isoform X1: protein MNFLLQEKLAEYDQHTFIEAEKTNGYGEHEKEVVEKLKNLSRNGFEKMMEDHELDAMVAPGSRASPVFAIGGYPAVTVPAGYESDGMPFGICFGGLKGINKKDNPLIFTQKR from the exons ATGAACTTTTTACTACAGGAGAAACTTGCAGAGTATGACCAACATACTTTTATAGAAGCTGAGAAGACAAATGGATACGGGGAGCATGAAAAGGAGGTAGTAGAGAAGTTGAAAAACTTGTCACGAAATGGGTTTGAGAAAATGATGGAGGACCATGAACTTGATGCAATGGTCGCGCCTGGTTCACGTGCCTCCCCTGTTTTTGCTATTGGTGGCTATCCAGCAGTAACTGTTCCAGCCGGCTATGAAAGTGATGGCATGCCCTTTGGGATCTGTTTTGGAGGGTTAAAAG GAATCAATAAAAAAGACAATCCCCTTATTTTCACTCAAAAAAGATAA